The Streptomyces sp. DH-12 genome has a window encoding:
- a CDS encoding response regulator transcription factor — MTDAPPPIRVLVCDDQALVRTGYVTIFSAQPDMEVVGEAENGHEAVLAAQRLRPDVVVMDVRMPLLDGIEATRRLAGPDVEDAPKVLVVTTFNVDAHVYDALRAGASGFLLKDAPPAELVNGIRTVARGETLLAAAVTRRLIGHFAQHLRPADTSVPGRQDVVRALTPRELEVFRLIAEGLSNAEIAAAMFITPETVKTYVSRILAKLGLRDRVQAVVLAYRVGLASGTP, encoded by the coding sequence GTGACCGATGCGCCGCCACCGATCCGTGTGCTCGTCTGCGACGACCAGGCGCTGGTGCGCACCGGTTACGTCACCATCTTCTCCGCACAGCCCGACATGGAGGTCGTCGGGGAGGCGGAGAACGGCCACGAGGCGGTCCTGGCCGCACAGCGGCTGCGTCCCGACGTGGTCGTGATGGACGTACGGATGCCCCTGCTCGACGGCATCGAGGCGACGCGGCGACTGGCCGGTCCCGACGTCGAGGACGCGCCGAAGGTCCTGGTCGTCACCACGTTCAACGTCGACGCCCACGTCTACGACGCGCTGCGCGCCGGGGCGAGCGGCTTCCTCCTCAAGGACGCGCCCCCCGCGGAGCTGGTCAACGGCATCCGGACCGTCGCCCGGGGCGAGACGCTGCTGGCGGCCGCCGTCACCCGCCGCCTGATCGGCCACTTCGCCCAGCACCTGCGGCCGGCCGACACCTCCGTGCCCGGCAGGCAGGACGTCGTGCGCGCGCTGACCCCCCGCGAGCTGGAGGTGTTCCGGCTGATCGCCGAGGGGCTGTCGAACGCGGAGATCGCCGCGGCGATGTTCATCACGCCGGAGACCGTCAAGACCTACGTGTCACGGATCCTGGCCAAGCTCGGCCTACGCGACCGCGTCCAGGCCGTCGTCCTCGCCTACCGGGTCGGGCTGGCGTCCGGCACGCCGTGA
- a CDS encoding sensor histidine kinase produces MTARRAPWSLPLLRAPLDRWRERDALLKDGVLALTLTLLSFVPTLSAVGAQIGDLPERPVDALGVGLVLAQTLPLAVRRRWPAAALAVVAGAFAAHQALGFATTFASMGLYLALYSAGAHQVRFRRGLAAVASAGYAVLAVVLDRLGSPQSLPDYLAFWLVLAAVRTVGSTVRGRRKGEAERRRLAAEAATAAERARIARELHDVVTHHVTAMVVQADAAQFLLTSAPDRAGESLTAVSDTGRRALTELRYLLGVLEATGESASADLARADRAPAPGRVGDLVEQARRSGQPVEFGEEGERRPRSVDVELAAYRVVQEALTNAMKYAAGRPTRVLLRHGDQHIGIQVTTDGPVAGPVTRAPGPAGGRGLAGLRARVRMLDGELEAGPRPEGGFEVRATIPSEPVQE; encoded by the coding sequence ATGACGGCCCGTCGGGCGCCCTGGAGCCTCCCCCTGCTCCGGGCGCCGCTCGATCGGTGGCGCGAGCGGGACGCCCTCCTCAAGGACGGCGTCCTCGCCCTGACGCTCACCCTGCTGTCCTTCGTGCCGACCCTGTCGGCCGTCGGCGCGCAGATCGGTGATCTGCCCGAGCGCCCGGTGGACGCGCTGGGCGTCGGGCTGGTCCTGGCCCAGACCCTGCCGCTGGCGGTCCGCCGCAGATGGCCGGCGGCCGCTCTGGCCGTCGTCGCGGGCGCGTTCGCCGCGCACCAGGCGCTGGGCTTCGCGACCACGTTCGCGAGTATGGGGCTGTATCTGGCGCTGTACTCCGCCGGGGCCCACCAGGTGCGCTTCCGCCGTGGTCTGGCCGCCGTGGCGAGTGCGGGCTACGCCGTGCTGGCCGTCGTCCTGGACCGCCTCGGCTCACCGCAGTCACTGCCGGACTACCTCGCGTTCTGGCTGGTGCTGGCCGCGGTCCGGACGGTGGGGAGCACGGTGCGCGGGCGGCGGAAGGGGGAGGCGGAGCGGCGGCGGCTGGCCGCCGAGGCGGCCACGGCCGCCGAGCGGGCGCGGATCGCCCGCGAGCTGCACGACGTGGTCACCCACCACGTGACGGCCATGGTGGTCCAGGCCGACGCGGCGCAGTTCCTGCTCACGTCCGCGCCGGACCGCGCCGGCGAGAGCCTGACGGCCGTCAGCGACACCGGCCGCCGGGCGCTGACGGAACTGCGGTACCTGCTCGGTGTGCTGGAGGCGACCGGCGAGTCGGCGTCCGCGGACCTGGCGCGTGCGGACCGGGCGCCCGCCCCGGGGCGGGTGGGGGACCTGGTCGAGCAGGCGCGCAGATCGGGACAGCCGGTCGAGTTCGGCGAGGAGGGCGAGCGGCGGCCACGGAGCGTGGACGTGGAGCTGGCCGCGTACCGGGTGGTGCAGGAGGCGCTCACCAACGCCATGAAGTACGCGGCCGGAAGGCCGACACGGGTGCTGCTCCGCCACGGCGACCAGCACATCGGGATACAGGTGACCACCGACGGGCCGGTCGCCGGACCGGTCACGCGCGCGCCGGGCCCCGCGGGCGGACGGGGACTGGCCGGGCTGCGTGCACGGGTGCGGATGCTCGATGGTGAACTGGAGGCCGGTCCCCGGCCCGAGGGCGGGTTCGAGGTCCGCGCCACGATCCCGTCCGAGCCCGTTCAGGAGTGA